The Lolium rigidum isolate FL_2022 chromosome 1, APGP_CSIRO_Lrig_0.1, whole genome shotgun sequence region agtatttgaaattgatattttgcacgtttgtgggataTATCATCGGTTATATGTggattttttttaaaagaaattggaatttaaaatatgattttttattttttttaaaaaaataagatCACTGATGCCTATGTGTACAAAATCTCTGTCCAAAGATACCCCCTATCTCTATTCACGTGGCGCACACATCTTTTTGAGGTTTTGTGGCGCACACGTTTTTTTGAGATGTAAGTTTCGCTATTAATTTGATGGATGAAACATGAATTATGTGTCATAAAACTTATGTCACTTAATTCGTATTTGAATAAAGTTCTTAATggtataatttcaacaacaagtgAACCATGTATTATTGGTTAAATTAGCGATCAAGATTAAAACACGTAAAACAAGGACGCCACATGCATTGGGAGGGAGAACACACGATCGTGTCAATCTCATAATTGCGAACCTTTGGATCAGTATATTTTCACAACTTTTCCAATTGTAGACAAGTTTTTTAAATTAAATTCTGAAATACGGGAATTAATTTTTCTTGGAAAAAGTTGCACATACGGCCCATTCAGTTCAGAATTCGAGTATAGCATTATTGTTTGCGTTTCATGGGCAGCCCGTACTACCCATCGCCGTAGCGAGCTTCTTGCGTTTCTTCCTTCGCCCACTCCACCACTTCTTCTTGCCGGAGGGAGGTCAGCGCTCTTCGCGGCCGCCGCCGAAACCACCTGAGCGGAGGCGGCCGACTAGCAGCCACTCCCTCCCGTCGCGTTCCTCGTCCGAGTGAGTAGTCTCCTCCTTCTACTCCCCACTTCTCTCTGCTGTGTCCACGATCTCAGATCCACCGAGTCCGATTCCCCGGCACGATCGACCCAAATCGGGAGCCCCGAATCCCTCTGTCAGCGCCACCGCCGAACCACCAGGCCGCCAACTACCTCTCTACTGGCCGAGCTCCCCTGCCGCGATCCCACGGCACCCGAGGCGCACCAGGCCCTTGCCGGATATGATGAGCGGGAGGAAGAACGCCGGCAAGGCCTCTTCTTTCTTGCTCGTCCTGATCTCGGTCGGATGCTTCTTCGCGACCTACAACTTCTTGACAATGGTGGGCCACGGCCGGGGCCGGGACGGGCCACGCAAGATGCTCGATCACGACGGCGCTCTGTCCTTCGCCTCTGGCTCCGACCCGTCCAAGAGGTTCCACGTCGCCCTCACGGCCACGGACGCGCTCTACAGCCAGTGGCAGTCGCGGATCATGCACTACTGGTACAAGGAGATGCGAGGCCGGCCTGGCTCAGACATGGGCGGCTTCACGCGGATCCTCCACTCCGGGAAGCCGGACGGGTTGATGGACGAGATACCCACCTTGGTGGTTGACCCCCTCCCTGAAGGTGCGGATAAGGTGAGGCTTTCAAAAATCTTCCATTTTGTTACCAGTCGTGGTGGAGTCGAGATCACCTTTCGAGCTAATTCGCTCTTCTGCTCAGGGCTACATCGTCCTCAACAGGCCTTGGGCGTTCGTCCAGTGGTTGCAAAAGGCGGACATCGAGGAGGAGTAAGCAGACTTTTCTGGTGTTTCTTTGTTTGGTCTCCTCCATTATCTAGTAGGTTTCCTAATGAAATGATTTGCAGCTATATACTTATGGCTGAGCCAGACCACATCTTTGTCAAGCCATTGCCGAACTTAGCTCGTGGTGACCAACCTGCCGCATTTCCCTTCTTTTACATAAAACCTACTGACAATGAGAAGGTACTAAGGAAGTTCTTTCCGAAAGAAAAAGGCCCTGTCTCAAATATTGATCCCATTGGTAACTCGCCAGTGATTATCCAGAAGGTATATCTCTTTGCCTGTCAGAATATTAATAGAATACTTCGATGGTTGAGCTATatagttttttttgttgtttaaTCAGTTGCTAGTAGAGTAGTAGTAGCAAGTTTGCTTAGCCTCAAATAAGAATGCACTTGTATGTGCATGACttagtagtagtagttggcttaGTGTGAACAGAATCTGTGCATGACGGCTAGGACAGCAAGTAGAGCAAGTGGACACGATGGCAACAAGAACCTGCATCGCTGCAAGGAGATAAGCTGCAGGTGATAACTGCCAAAGCTGCAATGTGATAAGCTGCAGGAGATAAAAACTGCAGTGCAGGGGATATGACGGCTTGACATTTTGGCTTCCAACAGTCAAAGGTTCACACCTAGGATAGTTGTACGTGAGCTGTTCTATGAAGCTCACTACTAGTATAAATAAGCCCCATATGTATCAGTCCAGGACACCAAGTAGTAGAGGGAAACGCAGCAACTTTGAGCTGCTCCAAAGTACTTGTGTCACTCAGTTCTACCTTTGAGTTCAGTGTGTGTCCACTATACGTGTGTGAGAAACACCAGCTCTAAGTAGTAGAGctgtcaattggtatcagagcaacctGGGAGATGTCGGCACCACCACCTCTCCAGCAGCGGCGTGCGTCCGCAACCCCTCCTCCGGCAAACGAGCGACGGCGATCGCCAAGTCGGGGACGGAGCAGGGTGCGACATGGCGGGGGCGAGGTCGTGGTACAGCGGGAGGTGATCCGCGAGATGACTAGCGGCGGAGGCGGTGGTACTAGCCTCGTCTTCCCGATGCTCAAGCGCGGAGACTACACCAACTGGGCCATGGTGATGGAGGTGAACCTGCAGGCGGCATCGCTCTGGGACGCGATCGAGGACGCCGCAGTCTCTCGGCGAGAGGACAAGCAAGCCTTGGCGGCACTGCT contains the following coding sequences:
- the LOC124684877 gene encoding hydroxyproline O-arabinosyltransferase NOD3-like is translated as MMSGRKNAGKASSFLLVLISVGCFFATYNFLTMVGHGRGRDGPRKMLDHDGALSFASGSDPSKRFHVALTATDALYSQWQSRIMHYWYKEMRGRPGSDMGGFTRILHSGKPDGLMDEIPTLVVDPLPEGADKGYIVLNRPWAFVQWLQKADIEEDYILMAEPDHIFVKPLPNLARGDQPAAFPFFYIKPTDNEKVLRKFFPKEKGPVSNIDPIGNSPVIIQKAQLEKIAPTWMNVSLKMKEDVETDKAFGWVLEMYAYAVASALHGVRHNLRKDFMIQPPWDAKTDNTFIIHYTYGCDYSLKGELTYGKIGEWRFDKRSYLRSPPPRNLSLPPPGVPESVVTLVKMVNEATTGIIGWDEER